A stretch of Rhododendron vialii isolate Sample 1 chromosome 4a, ASM3025357v1 DNA encodes these proteins:
- the LOC131324491 gene encoding heavy metal-associated isoprenylated plant protein 35-like, giving the protein MATTSAAGDPLQPLKYQTWVLKVSIHCEGCKRKVKKVLQSIDGVYTTTIDSQQHKATVTGNVKAETLIKELVKTGKHAELWPEKVAGKEKRSGKAGNGEKGNDPKENEKSSGEEIENPIEDSEVKPENSEGKPPEGVPACGISPAVDHRGNGNDGVTGKMGGGHGGKKKKKRGRKGNSSNAGSSSAGTLASTGSQNRKVGPDHGMDQIDLGHTRQHPEVHNPAYYVPDPVVSYSAANPSKSGGPTYYVSALPYTYASTKPGVYPVQAMPPLDTFRIFSDENPNGCHIM; this is encoded by the exons atggccaCAACATCTGCTGCTGGAGATCCTTTGCAGCCACTGAAATATCAG ACATGGGTATTGAAAGTTTCCATCCACTGTGAAGGATGCAAGAGAAAAGTCAAGAAAGTTCTGCAAAGCATAGATG GTGTTTATACCACAACTATTGACTCACAACAACACAAAGCCACAGTTACTGGAAATGTGAAGGCAGAGACCCTGATCAAGGAACTAGTCAAAACTGGAAAACACGCAGAGCTTTGGCCGGAAAAAGTCGCCGGAAAAGAGAAAAGGTCCGGCAAAGCAGGGAATGGTGAGAAAGGAAACGACccgaaagaaaatgaaaaaagttcTGGTGAGGAAATTGAGAACCCAATTGAGGATTCTGAAGTGAAACCTGAAAACAGCGAAGGGAAGCCGCCAGAAGGGGTTCCCGCCTGCGGTATTTCTCCGGCGGTAGATCACAGGGGAAACGGAAACGATGGAGTTACTGGGAAAATGGGTGGAGGGCATGGcggtaaaaagaagaagaagagagggcgAAAGGGTAATTCCAGCAACGCCGGTTCATCTTCGGCTGGTACTCTGGCAAGCACCGGATCACAAAATCGAAAAGTGGGGCCAGATCACGGAATGGATCAGATTGATCTGGGCCATACACGTCAGCATCCAGAGGTTCACAACCCAGCCTACTATGTACCTGATCCGGTGGTTAGTTACAGTGCGGCCAATCCTAGCAAAAGTGGTGGTCCCACTTACTATGTCTCTGCATTACCGTACACGTATGCATCTACGAAACCGGGGGTTTATCCGGTGCAGGCGATGCCACCGTTGGATACTTTCCGGATTTTCAGTGATGAGAATCCTAACGGATGCCATATCATGTGA